The sequence TCCTTTAAAAGCGTATGATAGCGCATCTGTGATAAATCGAGAGATCGAAAAGAGAATTATGTCAGAGAGCTTTCTCGAGTTCTACTTttaaaactctctctctctctctctctctctctctctatctatctatctatctatctatctttttctctcttatcgcATGTATAACTAAAGGAAACGTGCGCGActacgattaaaaataattgcgattATTTATCTCTAACACGATGATTTAGAAAATCGCGAAGCAAATTTGCTTAGgtgttttttgaaaaaaagaattgttattttaatatccaaaaaaaatgaaaagagaaaaaacgaaTTTTTACAGAGATTATATAATGCTACGTTTACATATTTGACAATGATGTAAATTTCTTAAGCGAAGTACTATTTGAAATTCCGCGTCAATAATCGCGGGAATTGCAGAGGATGCTGcgcgaaacaaaaaattaataaagattttattatataaagagctttaaaattgaatttattacgcgcatcttttattgataaaaaatgagatattttatatgtctaGCGCACGTCTAGTTtcaggaatataaaaaaatgttataaaatgcgttttgcattttatctgATATAAAGGCAAAACCTCGATCCTacgtaaaaatcattataattattgaaaaaaacaatatttgttcaaattgtttttaattcaaataatttttaatgtttttttttctccaatcTCAGGTCTGATGTATTTTATCAACATGATGAAAAGTGATTTTGCAAAATCGAtataaaggatttttttataaattgtataacgATATACATGATTTATATCGAAGGATGCTCTCTACACTATTGCTtcacaaaaaaatcataagaGGAATAACCAGCACCTTCATGCGACAAGATCCGCGTTACGTGCTGAGCTACGCTTTTCTGGAATATTTGTATCGTAGATTGCAAAGGATGTTTAAACAAAATCTTCGTTGGATTACGTTACCAGATGTAGCTATTAAACATATGCTAAATGATCTGAAAGATACGCaaagtaaatatatcgattttgaTTCCTGTGCATTAGCGAACgcacaatttttaaagaaatcacCGAGTTCTTGGTTTCACGTATGTTCGATGACTTCGTTGACAAGATATAAATTGATGATCGTATCCGTAACTGATGCTAACGTAACTGAAAACACTATTTTAATCTCCGAAACGATGCGACACAATTTGCAAAACGCTCTTCACTCTGAACAATTGGACGAAACGTGTTTTATACGTAAATATTTACAGTTTttatgaaatgtatttttaatatacatgttttaaaatataaaaccgtATAATTTTCCctttcacaatttttacattgtaactgattattgaatattatcaaatattgctaataattgaaaatcttttttagtGCCATTGGAAGATGACGTAGTCGATTTTGCGAGCGAGGCGAAAATATCCTTAATTACCAATCCGTACGATTGCGCTACGGAAATGGTGGATGTTATgctggaaaattattttttacatcctCGATATTTACGTATAAATGACGTATTTAGGATTGATGCAAAGGAATACGCTCAAGATCGATTTTACTCGTCCGGATCACCAGCGATTTACATGATGTATTTTACGGTTAAATCCTTGAAAGTAGATCATCATGGACGCAGTGATAGCGTTAACGACTGTTACGTCGTGCGTGGAGAGTCGACGCTCATCCAGGAGGCGCAAGTCCACGATTATATTCCGCGGAGACATATTTCTACATTTCTCGAAGGCAGATATCCATCAGCTTTAATGGAACCTTTGGAACATTTAGTATCCTGCGTTACGCCGTTCTTGGAAAAGAGTAAGGAATAATTAGAACGCATTTAAGGGATAGTATTTGAATATACATCGTAATCGCtctagaaatatatcttttattctctTGTATCGATCGTTTCAgatgtacaattatatataagaccGGTATTCCTCGTGAAAGGACCGCGAGGTTGCGGTAAACGCGAACTGGTTCAATTCGCGTCCGCGAGAATGGGATTGAATTTTCTCGGCGTTGATTTCGCAGAAGTGCAAACTGTAACAGCGGCGCAAACTGAGGCTAAACTTCGCATAACGTTACATCATGCGCAGCAATGCGTACCGTGCATATtgtatctaaataatattcaagtaTGTAGGTGATGAgagttgcataaaattatttcgcgcttctgattataatttaattgtcgcTTTCATAGATATTTGGCAAGACCGCCGAAGGTCAAAAGGATGAGAGGATTATATCCGCTTTTTCAACAGAGATTGCcacattatatgttaatagaCATCGAAAATTTCCTCTGATCATCATAGCCGCCTCGGACGAAACCGATTTACCCGCGGAATTACAACGAACATTTATCGAGACGATTCATGTTAAACACTTGAATCAGAATAAACGGGCGGAATTGATGTCTTGGTTATTATCCGACAGGAATCTAACGACCACTGCGGATTTATCGAAAGTCTCTGGTCTTTGTTCGGATTTCAGATTCACGGATTTGGTAGCATTGACGTTGCATGCGGCTAAATTTCGATGCAAATCAGGGATGCTGCCCGATTCTAAAACCTTGACGCAAACAGATTTCGATCGAGCTTACGGTATAattgctttataattaatttagctaGATTAAAAAACGTTTCAAGtgcaaatattaagaaatatcataaaaacgtaaaagttatttagtaaaatttgataaattaataaaatttttttaaatgaaattttctcaaattatacaatatgtttGATTTATCTTCTAAACCGAgtgttaaattttgttaaatatatttttcattgcataataaattattcgcgcAACAATATAATCATGTATTGGTCATATATTAagatagaaaacaaaatttcatgtttttgTGTTGCAATACAATactatataactataaatatatataatactatacatataactaaatatattttcagaatatatgCAGTCCATATATTCCGATAGTAAAGGCGCTCCACGCGTGCCGGAAGTTCGCTGGGATGACATAGGTGGTTTGGCAGAATTGAAACACGAAATTATTCGTAGAATCCAATTGCCATTATTAAATGCCTTTGGATTTGGACAGTCCGGATTACTATTATACGGTCCGCCCGGCACCGGAAAGACTCTTCTCGCCAAAGCGGTAGCTACCGAATACCAATTGCATTTTTTGTCCATCAAAGGTCCAGAAGTGTTGAACATGTATGTCGGTCAGAGCGAGAAAAATGTAAGACAAAGTACGTCAGAAAAAgaaagcaattttataataaatgtaataaagaattatttactcTTTAAATGCAAAGTAACGTAAagctattcttattttttcgcaGTTTTTGAACGTGCGCGTTCCGCGGCCCCCTGTATCATCTTTTTCGACGAGCTGGACTCATTGGCACCTAATCGTGGCAGAAGCGGCGACAGCGGCGGTGTAATGGACCGCGTGGTCTCTCAATTACTCGCCGAGATGGATGGCCTCGACGAGTCCGGTGGCATATTCATTATAGGTGCTACGAATAGGCCCGATCTCATAGATCCCGCGTTGCTTCGACCCGGAAGATTCGACAAGATGCTCTACGTCGGCATTCACTCCGACTACGCGTCCAAGCTCAGTGTTTTACAGGCGCAGACGCGGAAATTCAAATTACGGGAGAATGGACGAGAACTGGAACGAGTCGTAGACCAATTGCCCAATAACGTCACCGGTGCGGACTTGTATTCCGTTTCTTCTAATGCATGGCTCAACGCTGTACGTGAAATTGTCACAAAGCATCAAGAAAGCAAAATATTcaaggaagaaaaagatacgATTAAGGATAGTATTATCGTAGAACTACGACATTTTTCGGACGCTATTGGCGACCTAGTACCTTCTGTTAGCGACGAAGAGATAGAGAGGTACAACAGAATGCGAACAGAGCTTTCATCATTGTAATTCCGGAAAAAAaacttgtctctctctcttcaggtaagataaaatatttttctattaaggATCTGAGCTGTCTGCTCAGTTATGATGAATATCATAATCCGAATTGATCGCCCGCAATGGTAGACTTTTTACTGTTTTGATCCCTTATCTCGTGCCAAAGTTTATAATTCTAGTTAAATACAATCAATCGATA is a genomic window of Cataglyphis hispanica isolate Lineage 1 chromosome 5, ULB_Chis1_1.0, whole genome shotgun sequence containing:
- the LOC126849667 gene encoding peroxisome assembly factor 2 isoform X1; translated protein: MLSTLLLHKKIIRGITSTFMRQDPRYVLSYAFLEYLYRRLQRMFKQNLRWITLPDVAIKHMLNDLKDTQSKYIDFDSCALANAQFLKKSPSSWFHVCSMTSLTRYKLMIVSVTDANVTENTILISETMRHNLQNALHSEQLDETCFILPLEDDVVDFASEAKISLITNPYDCATEMVDVMLENYFLHPRYLRINDVFRIDAKEYAQDRFYSSGSPAIYMMYFTVKSLKVDHHGRSDSVNDCYVVRGESTLIQEAQVHDYIPRRHISTFLEGRYPSALMEPLEHLVSCVTPFLEKNVQLYIRPVFLVKGPRGCGKRELVQFASARMGLNFLGVDFAEVQTVTAAQTEAKLRITLHHAQQCVPCILYLNNIQIFGKTAEGQKDERIISAFSTEIATLYVNRHRKFPLIIIAASDETDLPAELQRTFIETIHVKHLNQNKRAELMSWLLSDRNLTTTADLSKVSGLCSDFRFTDLVALTLHAAKFRCKSGMLPDSKTLTQTDFDRAYEYMQSIYSDSKGAPRVPEVRWDDIGGLAELKHEIIRRIQLPLLNAFGFGQSGLLLYGPPGTGKTLLAKAVATEYQLHFLSIKGPEVLNMYVGQSEKNVRQIFERARSAAPCIIFFDELDSLAPNRGRSGDSGGVMDRVVSQLLAEMDGLDESGGIFIIGATNRPDLIDPALLRPGRFDKMLYVGIHSDYASKLSVLQAQTRKFKLRENGRELERVVDQLPNNVTGADLYSVSSNAWLNAVREIVTKHQESKIFKEEKDTIKDSIIVELRHFSDAIGDLVPSVSDEEIERYNRMRTELSSL
- the LOC126849667 gene encoding peroxisome assembly factor 2 isoform X2, coding for MLSTLLLHKKIIRGITSTFMRQDPRYVLSYAFLEYLYRRLQRMFKQNLRWITLPDKSPSSWFHVCSMTSLTRYKLMIVSVTDANVTENTILISETMRHNLQNALHSEQLDETCFILPLEDDVVDFASEAKISLITNPYDCATEMVDVMLENYFLHPRYLRINDVFRIDAKEYAQDRFYSSGSPAIYMMYFTVKSLKVDHHGRSDSVNDCYVVRGESTLIQEAQVHDYIPRRHISTFLEGRYPSALMEPLEHLVSCVTPFLEKNVQLYIRPVFLVKGPRGCGKRELVQFASARMGLNFLGVDFAEVQTVTAAQTEAKLRITLHHAQQCVPCILYLNNIQIFGKTAEGQKDERIISAFSTEIATLYVNRHRKFPLIIIAASDETDLPAELQRTFIETIHVKHLNQNKRAELMSWLLSDRNLTTTADLSKVSGLCSDFRFTDLVALTLHAAKFRCKSGMLPDSKTLTQTDFDRAYEYMQSIYSDSKGAPRVPEVRWDDIGGLAELKHEIIRRIQLPLLNAFGFGQSGLLLYGPPGTGKTLLAKAVATEYQLHFLSIKGPEVLNMYVGQSEKNVRQIFERARSAAPCIIFFDELDSLAPNRGRSGDSGGVMDRVVSQLLAEMDGLDESGGIFIIGATNRPDLIDPALLRPGRFDKMLYVGIHSDYASKLSVLQAQTRKFKLRENGRELERVVDQLPNNVTGADLYSVSSNAWLNAVREIVTKHQESKIFKEEKDTIKDSIIVELRHFSDAIGDLVPSVSDEEIERYNRMRTELSSL